The following are encoded in a window of Pirellulales bacterium genomic DNA:
- a CDS encoding DUF6798 domain-containing protein, which produces MTARSESTETPPPPVVWLALADVALVLAVFALQAAWPAPDVNEPHYLGKARHFWDPEWAAHDFFFESADTHLVFYFTCGWLTRWLSLAQFAWCGRLITWVLLAAAWQRLCRSVVRRSGRPALAAAIFLTFNVGCHLAGEWVVGGFEAKGLAYALVFAALASLVTDRWNLALVLLGGASAFHVLVGGWSATAAAVCWLLSADAPRLRQLWPGMVAGAALALAGIAPALALNWTAEPQIVAEANDIYVFRRLPHHLVPQSFRWPFLVRYVLMLLVWLGLTRAATENAALRRLRSFVTGSLAITLAGLLLALATANYPEAAAAILRYYWFRLSDVMVPVGIALHVVAGPNPDYSSAHTNPKRKRGGKDDLPRLRFGLVLGRPAVWSLICLTLLVYARDDYAAWNFFTNTPRADKSGKVLSHDDWREVCQWMADHAPPDALAITPRMAQSFTWYAERGQVVSWKDLPQDAVAVVRWWQRLVDIYGMPFPAFQGRWHDSLSERSPDRLRELGRKYRAGYLVVESEPTIELPREYANGSYAVYRLE; this is translated from the coding sequence GCCGGCGCCGGACGTGAACGAACCGCACTACCTGGGCAAGGCCCGGCACTTCTGGGACCCTGAATGGGCGGCCCACGATTTCTTCTTCGAATCGGCCGACACGCACCTGGTGTTCTATTTCACCTGCGGCTGGCTGACTCGCTGGCTTTCGCTTGCCCAGTTTGCCTGGTGTGGACGGCTCATCACCTGGGTGCTGTTGGCCGCGGCCTGGCAGCGGTTGTGCCGAAGCGTCGTGCGGCGCAGCGGCCGGCCGGCGCTGGCCGCGGCGATTTTCCTGACATTCAACGTCGGCTGCCACCTGGCGGGCGAGTGGGTCGTGGGCGGTTTCGAAGCCAAGGGACTGGCTTACGCGCTCGTGTTCGCCGCGCTGGCATCGCTGGTGACGGACCGCTGGAATCTGGCGCTCGTGCTGCTGGGCGGGGCGTCCGCCTTTCACGTGCTCGTCGGCGGTTGGTCGGCGACCGCGGCGGCCGTTTGTTGGCTGCTTTCGGCCGATGCTCCTCGTTTGCGGCAACTCTGGCCGGGCATGGTTGCCGGCGCGGCGCTGGCGCTGGCCGGCATCGCACCGGCGCTGGCGCTGAATTGGACCGCGGAACCGCAAATCGTCGCCGAAGCCAACGACATTTATGTCTTTCGGCGACTTCCGCACCACCTGGTGCCGCAATCGTTCCGCTGGCCCTTTCTCGTGCGATACGTGCTGATGTTGCTGGTCTGGCTTGGGCTGACGCGCGCGGCGACCGAGAACGCCGCGTTGCGACGTCTCCGCTCGTTTGTCACCGGCTCACTGGCAATCACCTTGGCGGGGCTGCTGCTGGCGCTGGCGACGGCGAACTACCCAGAGGCCGCCGCCGCGATTTTACGGTACTACTGGTTCCGCCTGTCCGACGTCATGGTGCCGGTCGGAATCGCACTGCACGTCGTCGCCGGGCCTAACCCGGATTATTCCTCGGCCCACACCAACCCGAAGCGCAAGCGAGGAGGAAAAGACGACTTGCCTCGCTTGCGCTTCGGGTTAGTGTTAGGGCGCCCCGCCGTTTGGTCGCTCATCTGCCTGACATTGCTTGTCTACGCCCGCGACGACTACGCCGCATGGAATTTCTTCACCAACACGCCGCGTGCCGACAAGTCGGGCAAGGTGCTCAGTCACGACGACTGGCGCGAAGTGTGCCAGTGGATGGCCGACCACGCCCCGCCCGACGCGCTGGCGATCACGCCCCGCATGGCACAAAGCTTCACCTGGTATGCGGAACGCGGGCAGGTGGTCTCTTGGAAAGATCTGCCGCAGGACGCGGTCGCGGTGGTCCGCTGGTGGCAGCGGCTGGTCGACATTTACGGAATGCCCTTTCCCGCGTTTCAGGGGCGCTGGCACGACTCGCTCAGCGAGCGGTCGCCGGATCGGCTGCGCGAGCTGGGGCGTAAATACAGGGCCGGCTACCTGGTGGTCGAGTCTGAGCCGACGATCGAATTACCTCGGGAATATGCCAACGGCTCGTACGCCGTTTACCGGCTGGAGTGA